One genomic region from Actinocatenispora thailandica encodes:
- a CDS encoding ABC transporter permease — protein MAGHADPASAAPPPSRQRPARHDPVPVSPAPRGAAQREPATRGGGAVRTAARTVAEPELDDGPVGDFEPGAHRREPRLVAELRVIGMVVRRELKKYLRSKAKILSSFVQPFFFLLIFGYGMRTLVRTTGGVSFEAFVFPGVIAMTVLGRSLLSAVTIVQDREFGFLREMLVSPASRISIVLGAILGGALISTVQAVLLFLGAPIMGLFPGPGTILAVLAGTGLMAVEVTALGVALATFIAKPQSFTAVTQALTYPMLVLSGALVPLAGLPSWVGTIATFNLFSYPVDAIRRLLIGSNVRADQGALTGLVLLGHRMSVTDELALTGVCTLLFVVLAAWRFARVS, from the coding sequence GTGGCAGGACATGCGGATCCGGCGTCCGCGGCGCCGCCGCCGTCCCGGCAGCGCCCGGCCCGGCACGATCCGGTACCGGTGTCGCCGGCGCCCCGTGGCGCGGCGCAACGGGAGCCCGCGACGCGGGGCGGCGGCGCGGTCCGGACGGCGGCGCGCACCGTGGCCGAGCCGGAGCTGGACGACGGACCGGTCGGCGACTTCGAGCCCGGCGCGCACCGGCGGGAACCGCGGCTGGTCGCCGAGCTGCGGGTGATCGGCATGGTGGTCCGCCGCGAGCTGAAGAAGTACCTGCGCTCCAAGGCGAAGATCCTCTCCAGCTTCGTGCAGCCGTTCTTCTTCCTGCTGATCTTCGGGTACGGGATGCGCACGCTGGTGCGCACCACCGGCGGCGTGAGCTTCGAGGCGTTCGTGTTTCCCGGCGTGATCGCGATGACCGTGCTGGGCCGTTCACTGCTGTCCGCGGTGACCATCGTGCAGGACCGCGAGTTCGGTTTCCTGCGCGAGATGCTGGTGTCGCCGGCCAGCCGGATCTCGATCGTGCTCGGCGCGATCCTGGGCGGTGCGCTGATCTCCACCGTGCAGGCGGTGCTGCTGTTCCTCGGTGCGCCGATCATGGGACTGTTTCCCGGGCCCGGGACGATCCTCGCGGTGCTCGCCGGTACCGGGTTGATGGCCGTGGAGGTGACCGCGCTCGGGGTGGCGCTGGCGACGTTCATCGCCAAGCCGCAGAGCTTCACCGCGGTGACGCAGGCGCTGACGTACCCGATGCTGGTGCTGTCGGGCGCGCTGGTGCCGCTCGCCGGGCTGCCCTCGTGGGTCGGCACGATCGCCACGTTCAACCTGTTCAGCTACCCGGTCGACGCCATCCGCCGGCTGCTGATCGGGTCGAACGTCCGCGCCGACCAGGGTGCGCTGACCGGCCTGGTGCTGCTCGGGCACCGGATGAGCGTGACCGATGAGCTCGCGCTGACGGGCGTCTGCACGCTGCTGTTCGTGGTTCTGGCGGCGTGGCGGTTCGCGCGGGTCAGCTGA
- a CDS encoding Rv3235 family protein, whose protein sequence is MATPLPADPFPEPIPGPYPRLVPDDDLGALRVLPPPDTEPDHDPDPYWVRPRLSAVAPRPPRARPAADDDADGADPGEHPPGAQRAAWLLINGYLEVLAGRRPASQLAGPATPAAARQLIQVTPNPQRRLRLFRLHVIEQLPGRAEVVVLLTDLDRGQVLAIALRLVHADGSWRCADFQGVW, encoded by the coding sequence ATGGCGACTCCGCTCCCCGCCGACCCCTTCCCGGAGCCGATCCCCGGCCCCTACCCGAGGCTGGTCCCGGACGACGACCTCGGCGCACTGCGCGTGCTGCCGCCGCCGGACACCGAGCCGGACCACGACCCCGACCCGTACTGGGTGCGTCCCCGGCTGTCCGCCGTCGCCCCCCGGCCACCCCGGGCCCGGCCGGCGGCGGACGACGACGCCGACGGCGCCGATCCGGGCGAACACCCGCCCGGCGCGCAGCGGGCCGCCTGGCTGCTGATCAACGGGTACCTCGAAGTGTTGGCCGGCCGGCGCCCCGCCAGTCAGCTCGCCGGCCCCGCCACGCCGGCCGCGGCTCGCCAGCTCATCCAGGTCACGCCGAACCCGCAGCGGCGGCTCCGACTGTTCCGGTTGCACGTCATCGAGCAGCTGCCGGGGCGTGCCGAGGTCGTCGTGCTGCTGACCGACCTCGACCGCGGGCAGGTCCTCGCGATCGCGCTGCGGCTGGTGCACGCCGACGGCTCCTGGCGCTGCGCCGACTTCCAGGGAGTCTGGTGA
- a CDS encoding helix-turn-helix domain-containing protein, producing MSSRFLPLADVADELNVTESQVYHLVRSGDLAAIKIGGRGQWRVERAKLEEFIERKYAETAAWVAENPLLARDTAD from the coding sequence ATGTCGTCTCGTTTCCTGCCGCTCGCCGACGTCGCCGACGAGCTGAACGTCACCGAGTCACAGGTGTACCACCTGGTGCGCAGCGGCGATCTGGCGGCCATCAAGATCGGCGGGCGCGGCCAGTGGCGGGTCGAGCGGGCGAAGCTGGAAGAGTTCATCGAGCGCAAGTACGCCGAGACCGCGGCCTGGGTGGCCGAGAATCCGCTGCTCGCCCGCGACACCGCCGACTGA
- a CDS encoding DUF6912 family protein: MSEASIRVYLPATLPLLARLHADGALPALTGHAVTGPLREWYAEGDDEELEYVAFTRAAQSALALLAGDPSAPRRRVVVSVDLPPSQARPAGAELGDSEVTVTGSVPLAAVAALHVDGVDAEPAVAAAAEVIVAAASGDADAQFVVDGAEDHELEWYDVSELADLVAG; encoded by the coding sequence GTGTCCGAGGCATCGATACGCGTCTACCTGCCGGCGACGCTGCCCCTGCTCGCCCGGCTGCATGCGGACGGTGCGCTGCCCGCCCTGACCGGCCACGCGGTCACCGGCCCGCTGCGCGAGTGGTACGCGGAGGGCGACGACGAGGAACTCGAGTACGTCGCGTTCACCCGTGCGGCGCAGTCCGCGCTGGCGCTGCTCGCCGGTGACCCGTCCGCGCCGCGTCGCCGGGTGGTGGTCTCGGTCGACCTGCCACCGTCGCAGGCGCGTCCGGCGGGCGCCGAACTCGGCGACAGCGAGGTGACGGTGACCGGCTCGGTGCCGCTCGCCGCGGTGGCCGCGCTGCACGTGGACGGCGTGGACGCCGAGCCGGCGGTCGCGGCCGCAGCGGAGGTGATCGTGGCGGCGGCGAGCGGCGACGCCGACGCCCAGTTCGTCGTCGACGGCGCCGAGGACCACGAGCTGGAGTGGTACGACGTGTCCGAACTCGCCGACCTCGTCGCCGGCTGA
- the pruA gene encoding L-glutamate gamma-semialdehyde dehydrogenase, translated as MDSLFQVPEPSNEPVRTYAPGSAERDSLTRRLAELAADKVELTMTIAGEQRMAGGDRFAVVQPHKHAHVLGESAQASNDDVAAAVAAAKAAAPGWQAMPYDERAAVFLRAADLLAGPWRDTINAATMLGQSKSIQQAEIDAACELIDFLRFNAHFGAFILGEQPRSVPGEWNRFDHRPLDGFVTAITPFNFTAIAGNLPTAPALMGNTVVWKPTPTQQLAAHYTMRIFEQAGLPSGVINLVTGDGQAVSEVALTDPELGGVHFTGSTRTFQHLWRTVAGNIERYRAYPRLVGETGGKDFVIVHPSWTDQEALTVALVRGAFEYQGQKCSAASRAYVPRSIWQGGLRDRVVATTAEIRYGDVTDLANFGGAVIDRRAYDKLVAAIERAKATESCTIVAGGGYDDSEGFFIEPTVVECSDPTDEVFSTEYFGPFIAIHVYDDGDFEQVTRQAADASPYALTGAVFATDRAVITWASDVLRFSAGNFYVNDKPTGSIVSRQPFGGSRASGTNDKAGSWQNLVRWVSPRAIKETFVPVHDWRYPHMG; from the coding sequence ATGGACTCGCTCTTTCAGGTACCCGAGCCGAGCAACGAGCCGGTGCGCACGTACGCGCCGGGCAGCGCCGAGCGCGACAGCCTGACCCGCCGGCTGGCCGAGCTGGCCGCCGACAAGGTCGAGCTGACCATGACCATTGCCGGCGAGCAGCGGATGGCCGGCGGCGACCGGTTCGCCGTGGTCCAGCCGCACAAGCACGCGCACGTGCTGGGGGAGAGCGCCCAGGCCAGCAACGACGACGTCGCGGCGGCGGTGGCGGCGGCCAAGGCGGCGGCGCCCGGCTGGCAGGCGATGCCGTACGACGAGCGGGCCGCGGTGTTCCTGCGCGCCGCCGATCTGCTGGCCGGGCCCTGGCGGGACACGATCAACGCGGCGACCATGCTCGGCCAGTCGAAGAGCATCCAGCAGGCCGAGATCGACGCGGCCTGCGAGCTGATCGACTTCCTCCGGTTCAACGCGCACTTCGGCGCGTTCATCCTGGGTGAGCAGCCGCGCAGCGTGCCGGGCGAGTGGAACCGGTTCGACCACCGCCCGCTGGACGGGTTCGTCACCGCGATCACCCCGTTCAACTTCACCGCGATCGCCGGCAACCTGCCGACCGCTCCGGCGCTGATGGGCAACACGGTGGTGTGGAAGCCGACACCGACCCAGCAGCTCGCCGCGCACTACACGATGCGGATCTTCGAGCAGGCCGGCCTGCCGTCCGGGGTGATCAACCTGGTCACCGGCGACGGGCAGGCGGTCAGCGAGGTCGCGCTGACCGACCCGGAGCTGGGCGGCGTGCACTTCACCGGTTCCACCCGCACCTTCCAGCACCTGTGGCGCACCGTCGCCGGCAACATCGAGCGGTACCGGGCGTACCCGCGGCTGGTCGGCGAGACCGGCGGCAAGGACTTCGTGATCGTGCACCCGAGCTGGACCGACCAGGAGGCGTTGACCGTCGCGCTGGTCCGCGGCGCCTTCGAGTACCAGGGGCAGAAGTGCTCGGCGGCCTCCCGGGCGTACGTGCCGCGCTCGATCTGGCAGGGCGGGCTGCGCGACAGGGTGGTGGCGACCACCGCGGAGATCAGGTACGGCGACGTGACCGACCTGGCCAACTTCGGCGGCGCGGTGATCGACCGCCGGGCGTACGACAAGCTCGTCGCGGCGATCGAGCGGGCCAAGGCGACCGAATCGTGCACCATCGTGGCCGGCGGCGGGTACGACGACAGCGAGGGCTTCTTCATCGAGCCGACCGTGGTGGAGTGCAGCGACCCGACCGACGAGGTGTTCAGCACCGAGTACTTCGGGCCGTTCATCGCCATCCACGTGTACGACGACGGTGACTTCGAGCAGGTCACCCGGCAGGCCGCGGACGCCTCGCCGTACGCGCTGACCGGTGCCGTGTTCGCCACCGACCGCGCGGTGATCACCTGGGCGAGCGACGTGCTGCGGTTCTCCGCCGGCAACTTCTACGTCAACGACAAGCCGACCGGGTCGATCGTGTCCCGGCAGCCGTTCGGCGGCTCCCGGGCCTCCGGCACCAACGACAAGGCCGGCTCCTGGCAGAACCTGGTGCGCTGGGTGTCGCCGCGGGCGATCAAGGAGACGTTCGTTCCGGTGCACGACTGGCGCTACCCGCACATGGGCTGA
- a CDS encoding TetR/AcrR family transcriptional regulator gives MRKTLTRTDWADAALTALADGGLAAVAVEPIATKLGATKGSFYWHFANRGALIDAALAHWADQHTEAVIQELGPITDPQRRLDALLAKTIGQTTANRAELALLAHADHPAVAPVVAAVTERRVEFIAAAYRQAGCPETEARFRAVLGYTAYIGLIQAQRATAGALLPDADRPAYLDFLHRTLHRDDT, from the coding sequence ATGCGGAAGACCCTGACTCGTACCGACTGGGCCGACGCGGCGCTCACCGCGCTCGCCGACGGCGGGCTGGCCGCCGTCGCGGTCGAGCCGATCGCGACCAAGCTCGGCGCCACCAAGGGCAGCTTCTACTGGCACTTCGCCAACCGGGGCGCGCTGATCGACGCCGCCCTGGCGCACTGGGCCGACCAGCACACCGAGGCGGTGATCCAGGAACTCGGACCGATCACCGACCCGCAGCGGCGGCTGGACGCGCTGCTCGCCAAGACCATCGGCCAGACCACCGCGAACCGGGCCGAACTGGCGCTGCTCGCGCACGCCGACCATCCCGCCGTCGCACCGGTAGTGGCCGCGGTGACCGAGCGGCGGGTCGAGTTCATCGCCGCCGCGTACCGGCAGGCGGGCTGCCCCGAGACGGAGGCCCGGTTCCGGGCGGTGCTCGGGTACACCGCCTACATCGGGCTCATCCAGGCGCAGCGGGCCACCGCCGGCGCGCTGCTCCCCGACGCCGATCGCCCCGCCTACCTGGACTTCCTGCACCGGACCTTGCACCGCGACGACACCTGA
- a CDS encoding tryptophan 2,3-dioxygenase produces MTHTHDTHFGEQGGLLTYGSYLRLPELLDQQRPQTDPAAHDELLFITVHQTYELWFKLVLHDLTDARDRLLAGETYLPRVRLERCRAIGRLAVSQVDVIDTMTPQDFLEFRTVLAPASGFQSVQFREIEFLSGLKDPGYVRRFRGLTDTERANLLRRLEEPSLWDGFLRVLAAAGFPVDTAEQRFTAYETIARDRARFGPLWDLAEALIEHDQVWALWRARHVLMVERQIGTKSGTGGSTGSQYLRARVELRFYPELWELRSRL; encoded by the coding sequence GTGACGCACACCCACGACACCCACTTCGGCGAACAGGGCGGCCTGCTCACCTACGGCAGCTACCTGCGCCTTCCCGAGCTGCTCGACCAGCAGCGACCGCAGACCGATCCGGCGGCGCACGACGAGCTGCTGTTCATCACCGTGCACCAGACCTACGAGCTGTGGTTCAAGCTGGTGCTGCACGACCTGACCGACGCCCGGGACCGGCTGCTCGCCGGTGAGACCTACCTGCCGCGGGTCCGGCTGGAGCGGTGCCGGGCGATCGGGCGGCTCGCGGTGTCCCAGGTCGACGTCATCGACACCATGACCCCGCAGGACTTCCTGGAGTTTCGTACCGTGCTCGCGCCGGCCTCCGGATTCCAGTCGGTGCAGTTCCGCGAGATCGAGTTCCTGTCCGGGCTCAAGGACCCCGGCTACGTGCGCCGGTTCCGCGGGCTCACCGACACCGAGCGGGCGAACCTGCTGCGCCGGCTGGAGGAGCCGAGCCTGTGGGACGGCTTCCTGCGGGTGCTCGCCGCGGCCGGCTTCCCGGTGGACACCGCCGAGCAGCGCTTCACCGCGTACGAGACGATCGCCCGGGACCGCGCGCGGTTCGGCCCGCTGTGGGACCTGGCCGAGGCGCTGATCGAGCACGACCAGGTGTGGGCGCTGTGGCGGGCCCGGCACGTGCTGATGGTGGAGCGCCAGATCGGCACCAAGAGCGGCACCGGCGGCAGCACCGGGTCGCAGTACCTGCGCGCCCGGGTCGAGCTGCGGTTCTATCCCGAGCTGTGGGAGCTGCGCAGCCGCCTCTGA
- a CDS encoding serine/threonine-protein kinase gives MTRTLEQRYELEAEIASGAAGTVWRARDLATGTPVAVKLLHPSAAAQPDVVAAFQAEAHILGEVRHPGVVRAREFLHPSDGTYALVMDLVAGRDLRRLLIADGPLAPAAAASVLAQVAAAISAVHAAGVVHGDVKPGNILVPEPPGTDGVRLVDFGVAQRMQCPTGATHATPEYVAPEVVAGRPPVPASDVYGIGIVAYEALSGRSPFRGGSVDEVLRRHHGWTVAQLPGVPEPLWDLINCCLALDPAVRPTAGELSVRLGELAPELIGLPPVTLPPDSPTLRPRADREPTDGGFVSLDSLLGSAPAVSSSAEPAPAEPVWPARVGAAAPAEPAPWRSDREPAPGGNRTKLLLGVAAGVVLVALLTFGGWLLVGGGGGRPAAPAADPKHPSASTPARQQHRSASPPPASPSATPGDGGAQAGGGDGARPGGGQGDGADGGTGTDGGAGTGGDGSGSGGTAGDPPGIGGPMPTMGTFGN, from the coding sequence ATGACGAGGACGCTGGAGCAGCGGTACGAGCTGGAGGCGGAGATCGCGTCCGGTGCCGCCGGCACCGTGTGGCGCGCGCGGGACCTCGCCACCGGTACCCCGGTGGCGGTCAAGTTGCTGCATCCCTCCGCCGCCGCGCAGCCCGACGTGGTCGCGGCGTTCCAGGCGGAGGCGCACATCCTGGGCGAGGTGCGGCACCCGGGCGTGGTGCGCGCGCGCGAGTTCCTGCACCCCTCCGACGGGACGTACGCGCTGGTGATGGACCTGGTGGCGGGGCGGGACCTGCGCCGGCTGCTGATCGCGGACGGCCCGCTCGCGCCGGCCGCCGCCGCGTCGGTACTGGCGCAGGTGGCCGCGGCGATCTCGGCCGTGCACGCGGCCGGTGTCGTGCACGGCGACGTCAAGCCGGGCAACATCCTGGTCCCCGAGCCGCCCGGTACCGACGGGGTCCGGCTGGTGGACTTCGGTGTGGCGCAACGGATGCAGTGCCCGACCGGTGCGACGCACGCCACCCCGGAGTACGTCGCGCCCGAGGTGGTGGCGGGGCGCCCGCCGGTGCCGGCCAGCGACGTGTACGGCATCGGCATCGTGGCGTACGAGGCGCTGTCCGGCCGCAGCCCGTTCCGCGGCGGCAGCGTCGACGAGGTGCTGCGCCGGCACCACGGCTGGACCGTGGCACAGCTGCCCGGGGTGCCGGAACCGTTGTGGGACCTGATCAACTGCTGCCTGGCGCTCGACCCGGCGGTGCGCCCGACCGCCGGTGAGCTGAGCGTCCGGCTCGGTGAGCTGGCACCGGAGCTGATCGGCCTGCCGCCGGTGACCCTCCCACCGGACAGCCCGACGCTGCGCCCGCGGGCCGACCGGGAGCCCACCGACGGTGGCTTCGTCAGCCTGGACAGCCTGCTCGGCTCGGCCCCGGCGGTGAGTTCCTCGGCCGAGCCGGCGCCGGCCGAGCCGGTCTGGCCGGCGCGGGTCGGGGCGGCGGCGCCGGCCGAGCCCGCTCCGTGGCGGTCCGACCGCGAGCCGGCACCCGGCGGCAACCGGACCAAGCTGTTGCTCGGCGTGGCCGCCGGCGTGGTGCTGGTGGCGTTGCTCACCTTCGGCGGCTGGCTGTTGGTGGGCGGGGGCGGCGGCCGGCCGGCCGCGCCGGCGGCGGATCCGAAGCACCCGTCCGCTTCGACGCCGGCCCGGCAGCAGCACCGGTCGGCCAGCCCGCCGCCGGCGTCGCCGAGTGCCACGCCGGGTGACGGCGGTGCCCAGGCCGGGGGCGGCGACGGGGCCCGGCCCGGCGGTGGGCAGGGCGACGGCGCCGACGGCGGCACCGGTACGGACGGCGGCGCCGGTACCGGTGGCGACGGCTCCGGATCCGGTGGCACCGCGGGTGATCCGCCCGGCATCGGCGGGCCGATGCCGACGATGGGTACGTTCGGCAACTGA
- a CDS encoding PadR family transcriptional regulator has product MADSGLNATAAALLGLLHEGPMTGGQLMAAAERKLGPFWSMTRSQVYRELPALADAGLVRMGKPGPRASQPYTISAAGKRAFARWLSEPVGRDQLRNPVILRVAFGKLHSGQQLAELYAQAEAQHSEALSAAREQAKQATADGDEYGAAALNFAVAYHRAALTWLKNAPRG; this is encoded by the coding sequence ATGGCGGATTCTGGTCTCAACGCGACGGCGGCGGCCCTGCTCGGCCTGCTGCACGAGGGCCCGATGACGGGCGGGCAGCTGATGGCGGCGGCGGAGCGCAAGCTCGGGCCGTTCTGGTCGATGACGCGCAGCCAGGTCTACCGGGAACTGCCCGCACTGGCCGACGCCGGCCTGGTGCGGATGGGCAAGCCGGGCCCGCGGGCCAGCCAGCCCTACACGATCTCCGCGGCCGGTAAGCGGGCGTTCGCCCGCTGGCTGTCCGAGCCGGTGGGACGCGACCAGCTGCGCAATCCGGTCATCCTGCGGGTCGCGTTCGGCAAGTTGCACAGCGGGCAGCAGCTCGCCGAGCTGTACGCGCAGGCGGAGGCGCAGCACAGCGAGGCGCTGTCCGCGGCGCGCGAGCAGGCCAAGCAGGCCACGGCCGACGGCGACGAGTACGGTGCCGCCGCGCTCAACTTCGCCGTCGCCTACCATCGCGCGGCGCTGACCTGGCTGAAGAACGCTCCGCGCGGCTGA
- the prfB gene encoding peptide chain release factor 2: MTIQDLADELRRLDQTLSGIEKVLDIDRLRREKAELETQAAAPDLWDDQEAAQQVTYRLSYVQGEIARLESLRSRVDDAGVLLELAEAEDDAGSVAEVEAEVTRLRKAVDELEVRTLLSGEYDQREALVTIRAGAGGVDAADFAEMLLRMYLRWAERHGYGTEVYDTSYAEEAGLKSATFQVKAPYAYGTLSVEAGTHRLVRISPFDNQGRRQTSFAAVEVVPVVEKTDEIEIPEDDIRVDVYRSSGPGGQGVNTTDSAVRITHIPTGIVVTCQNERSQIQNRASAMAILSAKLLALKQEEERAKIDELRGDVAGSWGDQMRSYVLHPYQMVKDLRTAHETGNPQAVFDGDIDAFIEAGIRWRREQQPVG; the protein is encoded by the coding sequence GTGACGATCCAGGACCTCGCCGACGAGTTGCGCCGCCTCGACCAGACCCTGTCCGGCATCGAGAAGGTGCTCGACATCGACCGGCTGCGCCGGGAGAAGGCCGAGCTGGAGACGCAGGCCGCGGCGCCGGACCTGTGGGACGACCAGGAGGCCGCCCAGCAGGTGACCTACCGCCTTTCCTACGTGCAGGGTGAGATCGCCCGGCTGGAGAGCCTCCGGTCCCGGGTGGACGACGCCGGGGTGCTGCTGGAGCTGGCCGAGGCCGAGGACGATGCGGGCAGCGTCGCCGAGGTCGAGGCCGAGGTGACGCGGTTGCGCAAGGCGGTCGACGAGCTCGAGGTCCGCACCCTGCTGTCCGGGGAGTACGACCAGCGTGAGGCGCTGGTCACGATCCGCGCCGGCGCGGGTGGGGTGGATGCGGCCGACTTCGCCGAGATGCTGCTCCGGATGTACCTGCGCTGGGCCGAGCGGCACGGCTACGGCACCGAGGTGTACGACACGTCCTACGCCGAGGAGGCCGGCCTGAAGTCGGCGACCTTCCAGGTCAAGGCGCCGTATGCGTACGGGACGCTGTCCGTGGAGGCGGGTACCCACCGGCTGGTGCGGATCAGTCCGTTCGACAACCAGGGCCGCCGGCAGACCAGCTTCGCCGCGGTCGAGGTGGTCCCGGTGGTGGAGAAGACCGACGAGATCGAGATCCCGGAGGACGACATCCGGGTGGATGTGTACCGCTCGTCCGGTCCGGGTGGCCAGGGTGTCAACACCACCGACTCGGCGGTGCGGATCACCCACATTCCCACCGGCATCGTCGTGACCTGCCAGAACGAGCGGTCGCAGATCCAGAACCGGGCGTCGGCGATGGCGATCCTGTCGGCGAAGCTGCTCGCGCTCAAGCAGGAGGAGGAGCGCGCCAAGATCGACGAGCTGCGCGGCGACGTGGCCGGGTCCTGGGGCGACCAGATGCGGTCGTACGTGCTGCATCCTTACCAGATGGTCAAGGACCTGCGCACCGCGCACGAGACCGGCAACCCGCAGGCGGTGTTCGACGGCGACATCGACGCGTTCATCGAGGCCGGCATCCGCTGGCGCCGGGAGCAGCAGCCGGTCGGTTAG
- the ftsE gene encoding cell division ATP-binding protein FtsE — protein sequence MIQLENVTKTYPRATRPSLEGASAFIEKGEFVFFIGPTGSGKTTIIRLLLREETPTSGRVVVNGRDVANMHSWKVPAFRRSIGCVFQDFRLLPNRTAAENVAFALEVIGKSRTVARRVVPEVLELVGLGGKENRYPHQLSGGEQQRVAIARAFVNRPLVLLADEPTGNLDPDTSIEIMRLLDRINRTGTTIVMVTHDSNIVNQMRRRVIEIDTGRIVRDQPRGVYG from the coding sequence GTGATTCAGCTGGAGAACGTCACCAAGACCTACCCCCGGGCGACGCGACCCTCGCTGGAGGGTGCCAGCGCCTTCATCGAGAAGGGTGAGTTCGTCTTCTTCATCGGGCCGACCGGCTCGGGGAAGACCACGATCATCCGGTTGCTGCTGCGGGAAGAGACCCCGACCTCGGGTCGGGTGGTCGTCAACGGCCGCGACGTGGCGAACATGCACTCCTGGAAGGTGCCGGCGTTCCGCCGGTCCATCGGGTGCGTGTTCCAGGATTTCCGGCTGCTGCCGAACCGCACCGCCGCCGAGAACGTCGCGTTCGCGCTGGAGGTCATCGGCAAGTCACGCACCGTCGCACGGCGCGTGGTGCCCGAGGTCCTGGAACTGGTCGGCCTGGGCGGCAAGGAGAACCGGTACCCGCACCAGCTGTCCGGCGGTGAACAGCAGCGCGTCGCGATCGCGCGGGCGTTCGTCAACCGCCCGCTGGTGCTGCTGGCCGACGAGCCGACCGGAAACCTCGACCCGGACACCAGTATCGAGATCATGCGGCTGCTGGATCGGATCAACCGCACCGGTACCACCATCGTGATGGTCACCCACGACTCCAACATCGTGAACCAGATGCGTCGTCGGGTGATCGAGATCGACACCGGCCGGATCGTGCGGGACCAGCCGCGCGGCGTCTACGGCTGA
- the ftsX gene encoding permease-like cell division protein FtsX: MRAKYVLSEVFLGLWRNVTMTIAMIITMAVSLSMLGASLLLYWKVQDMQDYFNTKVEMSVFLKTGFTQDQKQQLQSELNNDNRVSKLQFESQNQAYQRFRTEFKDAKDLVDSTKPEALPASFRVKLKDPHQYAAVQADYKGKPGVESIVNQQQTLDKIFSVLNGIQNLALVVAIVQGLAALLLVANTIQVAAYSRRREVGIMKLVGASNWFIQLPFVLEAVFAGLIGAVISFIVLGVAKAFLLDKTLSGIFTAGIIPPISWNDILLTLPLLLLVAAVISAATGWVTLRFRLRT; this comes from the coding sequence ATGCGCGCGAAGTACGTCCTGTCCGAGGTCTTCCTCGGACTGTGGCGCAACGTCACGATGACGATCGCCATGATCATCACGATGGCGGTGTCGCTGTCGATGCTCGGCGCCAGCCTCCTGCTGTACTGGAAGGTCCAGGACATGCAGGACTACTTCAATACGAAGGTGGAGATGTCGGTCTTCCTCAAGACCGGCTTCACGCAGGACCAGAAGCAGCAGCTGCAGAGCGAGCTGAACAACGACAACCGGGTGTCGAAGCTTCAGTTCGAGAGCCAGAACCAGGCCTACCAGCGCTTCCGGACCGAGTTCAAGGACGCCAAGGACCTCGTCGACTCCACCAAGCCGGAGGCGCTGCCCGCGTCGTTCCGGGTCAAGCTGAAGGACCCGCACCAGTACGCCGCGGTCCAGGCCGACTACAAGGGCAAGCCCGGCGTGGAGTCGATCGTCAACCAGCAGCAGACGCTGGACAAGATCTTCTCCGTCCTCAACGGCATCCAGAACCTCGCGCTGGTGGTGGCCATCGTGCAGGGTCTGGCGGCGCTCCTGCTGGTGGCGAACACCATCCAGGTCGCCGCGTACTCCAGACGCCGCGAGGTCGGGATCATGAAGCTGGTCGGCGCGTCGAACTGGTTCATCCAGCTACCGTTCGTGCTGGAGGCGGTGTTCGCCGGCCTGATCGGTGCGGTGATCTCGTTCATCGTGCTCGGCGTGGCCAAGGCGTTCCTGCTGGACAAGACGTTGTCCGGGATCTTCACCGCCGGCATCATCCCGCCGATCAGCTGGAACGACATCCTGCTGACGCTGCCGCTGCTGTTGCTGGTCGCCGCGGTGATCAGCGCCGCGACCGGCTGGGTCACGCTGCGGTTCCGGCTGCGCACCTGA
- the smpB gene encoding SsrA-binding protein SmpB, whose product MPREQGRKLVASNKRARHDYAILDTYEAGMVLTGTEVKSLRAGRASLTDAFAHLDGHEIWLYGMHVPEYVNGTWTNHAPRRTRKLLLNRREIDKIAGKLSESGVTLVPLSVYFNNGYAKVELGLARGKKTWDKRQDIAKRDADREIARVMGRRRKGMTA is encoded by the coding sequence GTGCCACGGGAACAGGGGCGCAAGCTCGTCGCGTCGAACAAGCGGGCCCGGCACGACTACGCCATCCTCGACACGTACGAGGCGGGCATGGTGCTGACCGGCACCGAGGTCAAGTCGCTGCGGGCCGGGCGCGCCTCGCTCACCGACGCGTTCGCACACCTCGACGGCCACGAGATCTGGCTCTACGGGATGCACGTGCCGGAGTACGTCAACGGGACCTGGACCAACCACGCCCCGCGCCGGACCCGCAAGCTGTTGCTGAACCGGCGCGAGATCGACAAGATCGCCGGCAAGCTCAGCGAGTCCGGTGTCACCCTGGTGCCGCTGTCCGTCTACTTCAACAACGGGTACGCCAAGGTCGAGCTGGGCCTCGCCCGCGGCAAGAAGACCTGGGACAAGCGGCAGGACATCGCCAAGCGCGACGCGGACCGGGAGATCGCCCGGGTGATGGGCCGCCGCCGCAAGGGCATGACCGCCTGA